Within the Mycteria americana isolate JAX WOST 10 ecotype Jacksonville Zoo and Gardens chromosome 23, USCA_MyAme_1.0, whole genome shotgun sequence genome, the region ggccccgctgggcGATGCGGATGCGGAGGCGCTggggggagccggcggccgcccccggggagACCTCGCAGCCCTCCAGCCGCAGGGCGCAGACGGGGCGCTGGGCTCCGCCAGGCTCGGGGAACATGCGCAGGGCTCCCTGCCGCACCGCGCACCACAGTCGCTGCCACCGCCCGCGCAGCCGCACCGCCAGGAAACCTGGGGGTGCATCCCCCATCAGCAGCGGCACGGGGTGCAGGGACACCCCCTCGCCCATTCCCCATGCCCCGCACCTCCTTTAGCATCGTCTCcaggccgggggctgcgggcagggctctgccgggagcaatcttcctcctcttcctccttcttgccGAGCTGGGACCCGACAGCCTGAGAATGGAGACCCAGAGAGCCTTGTCCCTGCAGGTTTTAAGCCCCCTGCACCCTGACCCTCACCCCACAGCAATGCAACCCTCCCCAGCATCACCCAACGGGGACGGCGGGACAGGGAATTGGGGTGTCCTCTCAACACCCCCGGCAGCCCCTTTCCCGTGCCTGGGTTTCCCGGGGGAGGACAAGCAGCTCACCCTGCCGAGCCTCGAGGAGGGCGATGCTGGGACGTTGATGGCTGCCAGCCCGCTCGGGGCATCGCTGCTGACCTCTTCGATCACCTACGAGGGAGAGGGGGAGCACTGCAGCCCCGAGCTCCCGCTCCCCCCTCTAACGGGGTTCCAGGCACCCCCgggatgggagaggagctggggacagACGGGGTCATCCCCAGCCACCTCGGGAGCaccccagcagggctgtgcccccatttctccctgcccacccctccctcctgcccacgcAGAGCTCTGCCAGGCTGCAACACCTCCAAACCTTCCTCCAGTCCTCAGCCTGCTGCCGGCTCTGGAAGCCGATGACCAGCACCTCGCCCGCCGTCCCTGTCACCTTCAGGGCGTGCGGCATCTTCTTGCCACGCTTGGCTTTGTAGGCGACGCGGCAGCCCCGCAGAtccagctccagcactggctgCGGGTCGGCGGCACACCTGAAGCACTGCGGAGGCACGGCAGGGTCGGCAGAGCTCGGGGACCCGCTCCcaccctccatccatcctcctccGGCCACTTACCAGCAGCGCGTGCTCCCGGACGATGAAGAGCTGCTTTGCCCACTGCCCCAGCCAGCGCTTCCTCCAGAGGAAGCCGCAGAGCTGTGCctcggggcggccggggggctcggcATCGGGGCCGGTGGCCAGCGGCCGCTGCAGATAGTGGGCACGGTCTGTCAcgccatcctcatcctcctcgtACGACTCGTAGTGGCTGCTGTCGGTGTCGGCACCGCCTGAGAGCCGGGACAGCGTCAGGGTGCTGGGTGCGTgcgggtgccggggagggggtgcggtGGGGTGCTCACCGGAGCCAGGGCATCTGCCGGGGCCGAGGGGTTCAGCATCTTCATAGGAGTCGTCAGCTGGTGGGGATGGTGAGACACCCGGCACCTTGCtctggggagagaaggggtgCTCCGAAGGTGCTGTCCCCTGGGGTGAACCTCGCAGGGGTCCCCGAGGGACTGCCAGGGGGCTCTGCCTGGAGCCGGCAGACAGCACGGGAACCTTCCCAGCCTGGCCGGACCCCCTGTGCGAGCGAGGTTGCAGTGCAGGGATGGcccctctcccatcccctgccccagtgctgctgcccgagcgcacccgcagccccccacccctccgcTGCCCACCCTTACCCCTCCACGCAGGCTCGGGGTGCTGGCCGGCCGGCACTCACAGGCTCTCCCTCCCCTTGCATCCGCCGTCCTGGTTCCTGGGGGGAAAAGCAGAACTGGCAGCGGCGTGCCGGGTCGGCGAGGAGCCGAGCATCCCCGGCCGCGCGCAATGAGTTGCCGGTGGAGATGGGGTGTGGGTCAGAGCGTGCGACTCACCCGGGCTGGCCCGGCCCTGCGGGGTCCCCAGGGAAGGCGAGAGGCAGCGCATGATCATGTACTCTGCATCCTCTGCTGCGGGGGGAGCGCCCAGTCACGGCCCCGCAACCGGCCCCTGCcttccccgctgcccgccgggcacTAAGCGggggccgccccgtcccccccacCCGCAGACCCACGCTCACACGGGGGGCTCTGCAGCCGGGAGAGGAGATCGGCCACCGACTTCTTCTTGGCCCGAGCTGCGGCGCTGAGGCTTTCCCGGTCCAGGATGAGCAGGAAGGACCGCAGGTCGGACAGCAGCTTGTCCAGGtctgcaggggacagggacgtgcCACCGCACCCCGCcagagcagggtgcaggcagggatgcccgtcccctgcccgccacgctgggcagggctggcagggcctCTCCCATGCCACGCAGACAGACGTGGGGGCTACGTGCCCTGTGCCGCCAGCCGTGCCCCCGCTCCCGGCACCTGCCCCGGCTCCGCACAGTCCCGCTATTGACGGGCCTGGGGTGCcaggggaggatgaggaggggggacggggacccgcGCCGCTGAAGGCTCCTCTGTGTGCGCTCACAGAGAGGGTTTGTTCCCAGTTGGGCGAGGGGAGCCGTGGCCAGGGGCCGTGCCGGGCAGCCCAACGTGCTGCTCCTCGCGTgccgcggaggaggaggaggaggcatggCACATGGGAGCAGCTGACGAAGGCTGCTCCAGACATGCCGAAAATGCTAAGCCTTCACCCGCTGCCCGCTccgagggcagggagcagggtcGGGGCTCAGCGCCAGCCAGGGACCCCGACCCTGCCGTGCCAGGACGGAGGGATGGAGCGGGACAAGGAGCTGCTTTGTGCCTCCTCGTCCCACGCAGCGGGATGGGAGAGCGCTGCCTCCACCCCACGGTCCCCCCGAGGTGGGGGAGACCCGGAGGGCTACGGGCGCGGGGAGAGGGTCCCTCCAGCCCCAAACAGCGACAGCCCCATCAGCTCTGGGTCCGTGAAGGCATCTCCTGCGCTGGAGGAGCACGTGGCAGAGCAGGACCACGCAgacccccagcctggcccctcgccccgctcccccagAGCCCCCTTGCCCTGGGCACCTCTGGCTGCCACCGCAGGAGCGGGCAGAtgccccccggccctccccgggtCGCTGCCCGCCTTCCCCCGGCTCCTTCCCGCCGTACATCTGGAAGTGGTTTGCATCGCTCTGCTCTGGCCGCCCCGGGCTCCGCTCCTTGCTCCCAGCTGGGATAAAATGTTGCAGACCCACTGTCGAAACCCACTGGCTTCCCCcacgccgccccgctccgctcccagcctccctcctcgCCATTTCCCGACTGGAAGAGGCTCAACTGGGACAACCCCAGCGAAGCCACACCGGCCGGGATGCTGCCCCGTGACCGCCCGCAACGCCCCAGGTGACCCCAGCATCCCCGtgccctgccacatccccacgtCCCGCAGTGCTCGGGGCTGGTGGGGATGCAATGCCCACCCAAAGATAGCGGCAGCCcctggggaggcgaggggaggcagggggaaggagccCGCCGGTCCCACGTGGGttacaggggacatgggggaagccCCTGCGGAGGTGCTGGCACGGGGGGAAGCACCGTCCCCCTCCGCAGCGTCCCCG harbors:
- the LOC142420093 gene encoding actin filament-associated protein 1-like isoform X4, translated to MIMRCLSPSLGTPQGRASPGTRTADARGGRACECRPASTPSLRGGSKVPGVSPSPPADDSYEDAEPLGPGRCPGSGGADTDSSHYESYEEDEDGVTDRAHYLQRPLATGPDAEPPGRPEAQLCGFLWRKRWLGQWAKQLFIVREHALLCFRCAADPQPVLELDLRGCRVAYKAKRGKKMPHALKVTGTAGEVLVIGFQSRQQAEDWRKVIEEVSSDAPSGLAAINVPASPSSRLGRAVGSQLGKKEEEEEDCSRQSPARSPRPGDDAKGGFLAVRLRGRWQRLWCAVRQGALRMFPEPGGAQRPVCALRLEGCEVSPGAAAGSPQRLRIRIAQRGRELALLQTRSDEEREAWLKTLQARGGGEPASDSPCTETPRLGDASSCPAAGGLLLRRVPTPNAYMDDPFGQLPPAEGPKHLYSNVERLQQLQQSLGRAVQGQRKRPVSALPAGACSSAPGSALPSQAASAAALRGRAASPQRAKVSPELRSRDLSWSQRTLTLPERKGARDGLDILIGKRAFPKLEEKVGQLERTCRMKGRLKAGSEMNLLAIGKSLKGHIAATAGAAGSEGSFLTPLLKRTASARSALKPSPSPVIVEKGKVLQKRKEWEMKSAM
- the LOC142420093 gene encoding actin filament-associated protein 1-like isoform X2 encodes the protein MSGAAFVSCSHVPCLLLLLRGTRGAARWAARHGPWPRLPSPNWEQTLSVSAHRGAFSGAGPRPPSSSSPGTPGPSIAGLCGAGAGAGSGGTAGGTGHVAPTSVCVAWERPCQPCPAWRAGDGHPCLHPALAGCGGTSLSPADLDKLLSDLRSFLLILDRESLSAAARAKKKSVADLLSRLQSPPSEDAEYMIMRCLSPSLGTPQGRASPGTRTADARGGRACECRPASTPSLRGGSKVPGVSPSPPADDSYEDAEPLGPGRCPGSGGADTDSSHYESYEEDEDGVTDRAHYLQRPLATGPDAEPPGRPEAQLCGFLWRKRWLGQWAKQLFIVREHALLCFRCAADPQPVLELDLRGCRVAYKAKRGKKMPHALKVTGTAGEVLVIGFQSRQQAEDWRKVIEEVSSDAPSGLAAINVPASPSSRLGRAVGSQLGKKEEEEEDCSRQSPARSPRPGDDAKGGFLAVRLRGRWQRLWCAVRQGALRMFPEPGGAQRPVCALRLEGCEVSPGAAAGSPQRLRIRIAQRGRELALLQTRSDEEREAWLKTLQARGGGEPASDSPCTETPRLGDASSCPAAGGLLLRRVPTPNAYMDDPFGQLPPAEGPKHLYSNVERLQQLQSLGRAVQGQRKRPVSALPAGACSSAPGSALPSQAASAAALRGRAASPQRAKVSPELRSRDLSWSQRTLTLPERKGARDGLDILIGKRAFPKLEEKVGQLERTCRMKGRLKAGSEMNLLAIGKSLKGHIAATAGAAGSEGSFLTPLLKRTASARSALKPSPSPVIVEKGKVLQKRKEWEMKSAM
- the LOC142420093 gene encoding actin filament-associated protein 1-like isoform X1; the encoded protein is MSGAAFVSCSHVPCLLLLLRGTRGAARWAARHGPWPRLPSPNWEQTLSVSAHRGAFSGAGPRPPSSSSPGTPGPSIAGLCGAGAGAGSGGTAGGTGHVAPTSVCVAWERPCQPCPAWRAGDGHPCLHPALAGCGGTSLSPADLDKLLSDLRSFLLILDRESLSAAARAKKKSVADLLSRLQSPPSEDAEYMIMRCLSPSLGTPQGRASPGTRTADARGGRACECRPASTPSLRGGSKVPGVSPSPPADDSYEDAEPLGPGRCPGSGGADTDSSHYESYEEDEDGVTDRAHYLQRPLATGPDAEPPGRPEAQLCGFLWRKRWLGQWAKQLFIVREHALLCFRCAADPQPVLELDLRGCRVAYKAKRGKKMPHALKVTGTAGEVLVIGFQSRQQAEDWRKVIEEVSSDAPSGLAAINVPASPSSRLGRAVGSQLGKKEEEEEDCSRQSPARSPRPGDDAKGGFLAVRLRGRWQRLWCAVRQGALRMFPEPGGAQRPVCALRLEGCEVSPGAAAGSPQRLRIRIAQRGRELALLQTRSDEEREAWLKTLQARGGGEPASDSPCTETPRLGDASSCPAAGGLLLRRVPTPNAYMDDPFGQLPPAEGPKHLYSNVERLQQLQQSLGRAVQGQRKRPVSALPAGACSSAPGSALPSQAASAAALRGRAASPQRAKVSPELRSRDLSWSQRTLTLPERKGARDGLDILIGKRAFPKLEEKVGQLERTCRMKGRLKAGSEMNLLAIGKSLKGHIAATAGAAGSEGSFLTPLLKRTASARSALKPSPSPVIVEKGKVLQKRKEWEMKSAM
- the LOC142420093 gene encoding actin filament-associated protein 1-like 2 isoform X3 → MARQRDLDKLLSDLRSFLLILDRESLSAAARAKKKSVADLLSRLQSPPSEDAEYMIMRCLSPSLGTPQGRASPGTRTADARGGRACECRPASTPSLRGGSKVPGVSPSPPADDSYEDAEPLGPGRCPGSGGADTDSSHYESYEEDEDGVTDRAHYLQRPLATGPDAEPPGRPEAQLCGFLWRKRWLGQWAKQLFIVREHALLCFRCAADPQPVLELDLRGCRVAYKAKRGKKMPHALKVTGTAGEVLVIGFQSRQQAEDWRKVIEEVSSDAPSGLAAINVPASPSSRLGRAVGSQLGKKEEEEEDCSRQSPARSPRPGDDAKGGFLAVRLRGRWQRLWCAVRQGALRMFPEPGGAQRPVCALRLEGCEVSPGAAAGSPQRLRIRIAQRGRELALLQTRSDEEREAWLKTLQARGGGEPASDSPCTETPRLGDASSCPAAGGLLLRRVPTPNAYMDDPFGQLPPAEGPKHLYSNVERLQQLQQSLGRAVQGQRKRPVSALPAGACSSAPGSALPSQAASAAALRGRAASPQRAKVSPELRSRDLSWSQRTLTLPERKGARDGLDILIGKRAFPKLEEKVGQLERTCRMKGRLKAGSEMNLLAIGKSLKGHIAATAGAAGSEGSFLTPLLKRTASARSALKPSPSPVIVEKGKVLQKRKEWEMKSAM